The following coding sequences lie in one Musa acuminata AAA Group cultivar baxijiao chromosome BXJ3-1, Cavendish_Baxijiao_AAA, whole genome shotgun sequence genomic window:
- the LOC135629567 gene encoding uncharacterized protein LOC135629567, with translation MAAALVLGCSPSGLPSQLSGRRVAFTTPLTYAGRLARLLELRGATPLHLPTVVVDTTPRTLVALRPYLAAGALESFSALAFTSRNGITAFSLGLADADGPQPLSDSGELFTIAALGKDAELLHDEGFLSKICRNPSRIRVLVPEIASPAGLVDSLGAGSGRRILCPVPSVVDLEEPPVVPDFLRDLWARGWAPERVPAYETRWTGPRCMEGLVALDTVLDAMVFTSSAEVEGLIKGLQALGWDWGKVRRRWPKMLVCAHGPVTAKGVERFGVRVDVVNSKFSSFDGLIEALTSKLGGFGC, from the coding sequence ATGGCGGCGGCATTGGTGCTAGGATGCTCGCCGTCGGGCCTCCCGAGCCAACTCTCCGGCCGACGCGTGGCCTTCACCACCCCGCTCACTTATGCCGGTCggctcgcccgcctcctcgagctaCGTGGCGCCACACCGCTCCACCTCCCCACCGTCGTCGTTGACACCACCCCTCGCACCCTCGTCGCCCTCCGCCCCTACCTCGCCGCCGGAGCTCTCGAGTCCTTTTCCGCTCTCGCCTTCACCTCCCGCAACGGAATCACAGCATTCTCCCTCGGCCTCGCCGATGCGGACGGACCCCAGCCTCTCTCCGACTCGGGCGAGCTCTTCACCATCGCGGCCCTCGGCAAGGATGCCGAACTCCTCCACGATGAAGGATTTCTCTCGAAAATCTGCCGGAACCCTAGCCGAATCCGGGTCCTAGTGCCGGAGATCGCGTCCCCGGCCGGTCTGGTGGATTCTCTAGGCGCTGGGTCCGGGAGGAGGATCCTGTGCCCAGTCCCCTCCGTCGTCGATCTGGAAGAGCCGCCGGTAGTCCCGGACTTCCTGAGAGATTTGTGGGCGCGGGGTTGGGCTCCCGAGAGAGTTCCTGCTTATGAGACCAGATGGACGGGACCGCGCTGCATGGAGGGGTTGGTGGCATTGGATACAGTACTGGACGCCATGGTTTTCACGAGCTCGGCAGAGGTGGAAGGGTTGATTAAGGGGTTGCAGGCATTGGGATGGGACTGGGGGAAGGTGAGGCGACGGTGGCCGAAGATGCTGGTCTGTGCGCATGGCCCGGTAACTGCCAAAGGGGTGGAGAGGTTTGGAGTTCGCGTCGACGTGGTGAACTCCAAGTTCAGTAGCTTCGATGGGCTCATCGAAGCTCTTACTTCAAAGTTGGGGGGCTTTGGATGTTGA
- the LOC135629568 gene encoding probable calcium-binding protein CML31: protein MSQLILVNPTEEAAAAATSTISSTSAHPNKSSSKNRPILCRLWCMLSPNKQHDKGAAAEAEIYEPPRHTLTLSEGARPPTELERVFRYLDENGDGKISPAELHKCMRAAGEEISPEDARSAVESSDSDGDGLLGMEDFVKLVEAEGEEEKGRNLRDAFGMYATEGQGCITPSSLRRMLKRLGESRSVDECARMIQTFDLNNDGVLSFDEFKIMML, encoded by the coding sequence ATGTCACAGTTGATTCTCGTCAATCCAACGGAGGAGGCCGCTGCAGCAGCTACTTCGACCATCTCTTCCACCTCCGCACATCCAAACAAAAGCAGCAGTAAGAATCGCCCAATCCTTTGTAGACTTTGGTGCATGCTGTCACCCAATAAGCAGCACGACAAAGGCGCAGCAGCAGAAGCGGAAATCTATGAGCCACCTCGTCACACCCTGACGTTGTCGGAAGGAGCCAGACCGCCTACCGAGCTGGAACGAGTCTTCCGCTACTTGGACGAGAACGGCGACGGAAAGATCTCCCCCGCCGAGCTGCACAAGTGCATGAGGGCCGCAGGGGAGGAGATATCACCTGAGGACGCCCGGTCCGCGGTGGAGTCGAGCGACTCCGACGGCGATGGGTTGCTGGGAATGGAGGATTTTGTGAAGCTGGTGGaggcggagggggaggaggagaaggggaggaaccTTCGGGATGCCTTCGGGATGTATGCAACGGAAGGGCAGGGGTGCATCACCCCCTCGAGCCTCCGTCGAATGCTCAAACGCCTAGGCGAGTCGAGGTCCGTCGACGAGTGCGCCAGGATGATTCAAACCTTTGACCTCAATAACGATGGCGTGCTCAGCTTCgacgaattcaagatcatgatgctTTGA
- the LOC104000206 gene encoding uncharacterized protein LOC104000206: MRDTVRPHRFTLCSPSLCCGCCYCVLFFALGIRYHQELLREVMQAASSAVFSSAPSSPAFLRLRSHKGNSIVAPAVGNPTTESMAAKWAQKTVVIPPQRRGCHLITSKILKEIEQDLSGFKCGLAHLFLQHTSASLTINENYDSEVQDDTETFLSRIVPEGRSAPWKHTLEGPDDMPAHIKSSMFGCSLTIPITDGRLNMGTWQGIWLCEHRDHATARKVVITLNGM, from the exons ATGCGCGACACCGTGCGTCCGCATCGCTTCACCCTGTGCTCACCCTCGCTCTGCTGTGGCTGCTGTTACTGTGTCCTGTTCTTCGCACTAGGTATAAGGTACCACCAAGAACTGCTCCGAGAAGTGATGCAAGCGGCCTCTTCCGCTGTCTTCAGCAGCGCTCCCAGCTCTCCGGCGTTCCTCCGATTGAGATCCCACAAGGGGAATTCTATCGTCGCGCCCGCAGTAGGGAACCCCACCACCGAGTCCATGGCCGCTAAGTGGGCTCAGAAAACCGTCGTCATCCCTCCCCAGAGGCGTGGCTGCCATCTCATCACCTCCAAG ATATTGAAAGAGATAGAACAAGATCTATCAGGCTTCAAATGTGGCCTTGCTCATCTTTTTC TGCAGCACACAAGTGCTTCTCTCACCATAAATGAGAATTACGACTCAGAAGTTCAGGATGACACTGAAACGTTCCTTAGCCGTATTGTTCCTGAG GGGCGCTCTGCACCTTGGAAGCACACTTTGGAAG GACCTGATGATATGCCAGCACATATCAAGTCATCTATGTTTGGTTGTAGCCTCAC GATTCCTATTACGGATGGCCGTCTTAACATGGGGACTTGGCAG GGGATATGGCTTTGTGAACATAGGGATCATGCAACTGCTCGCAAGGTTGTCATTACTCTCAATGGGATGTAA